From Candidatus Sphingomonas colombiensis, one genomic window encodes:
- a CDS encoding class I adenylate-forming enzyme family protein: MTSKVQRISDALKVRAEHQRDEIAHDDVRRAITFAEWDREADEVAGGLAAAGLVSGDRVFLPISNANAVEMAIAVFAVFRAGGIAVPINTRFSAKEVRDYAALIEPRFAITDIPELVNELGLCQVWDTDAMPRDIAALPDQASLDPTADAEILATSGTTGKIKGVVVSHPDLMTGITGTNMDRSRSTLHALPLTGSGGNLGIVMLPARGGATAYTQPKFDPKGFLELVREKRPNLVYLVPSMLRLILDHPEVGNYDFAGVRYLMTGTAPLPNDSVVRALKLWPHVRMRNSYGMSEGGVGLGTSSQEQVLKPGCVGRLPANMQIRDEDGVVITETGVIGEIYGFQKHARRYWRDEEATAAAFRGGWTKTGDLGFVDAEGDLIICGRSKELIIRGGYNITPLEVETVLHQHPAVKDAAVVGIDHPVLGEDIGAAITLATGTKVNEQELADFCREHLADNKVPRTILILDALPHNPNGKVLKRELKPLLEALAQTRRRSS, from the coding sequence ATGACAAGCAAGGTCCAGCGTATCAGCGATGCCCTGAAGGTGCGCGCCGAACATCAACGCGACGAGATCGCGCACGACGACGTACGACGGGCAATCACCTTTGCGGAATGGGATCGGGAAGCTGACGAAGTCGCCGGCGGCCTTGCCGCTGCAGGCCTGGTGTCGGGCGATCGCGTATTCCTGCCAATTAGCAACGCGAATGCGGTGGAAATGGCGATTGCGGTATTCGCGGTGTTCCGCGCCGGGGGGATTGCGGTGCCCATCAACACCCGCTTCTCGGCCAAGGAAGTGCGTGACTATGCAGCGCTGATCGAACCTCGCTTCGCGATCACGGACATTCCCGAACTCGTCAATGAACTAGGGCTCTGCCAGGTCTGGGATACAGATGCGATGCCGCGCGACATCGCTGCGCTACCAGATCAAGCGTCGCTCGACCCCACCGCCGATGCCGAGATCCTCGCAACCTCGGGAACGACGGGAAAGATCAAAGGAGTGGTCGTCTCCCACCCTGATTTAATGACCGGCATCACCGGCACCAACATGGATCGATCACGTTCAACGCTCCACGCGCTGCCGCTGACCGGATCGGGCGGCAATCTGGGCATCGTCATGCTGCCCGCGCGAGGGGGGGCAACTGCTTATACCCAGCCTAAATTCGACCCCAAGGGCTTCCTGGAACTGGTGCGTGAGAAACGGCCAAACCTCGTCTACCTCGTGCCGTCGATGCTACGGCTGATCCTCGACCATCCGGAAGTCGGCAATTACGATTTCGCCGGCGTGCGCTATTTGATGACAGGAACCGCGCCGTTGCCAAACGACTCGGTTGTTCGCGCGCTGAAGCTTTGGCCGCATGTCAGAATGCGCAATAGCTACGGTATGTCCGAAGGCGGCGTCGGCCTTGGCACATCGAGCCAGGAGCAAGTGCTGAAGCCCGGTTGCGTCGGACGATTGCCAGCCAATATGCAGATTCGCGACGAGGACGGTGTGGTGATTACCGAAACGGGCGTGATAGGCGAAATATACGGCTTCCAGAAACACGCACGTCGTTATTGGCGGGACGAGGAAGCAACTGCCGCGGCGTTCCGGGGGGGCTGGACCAAGACCGGCGATCTTGGGTTCGTCGACGCGGAGGGCGATCTCATCATCTGTGGACGTTCGAAAGAACTGATTATCCGTGGCGGATACAACATCACCCCGCTCGAAGTCGAAACGGTACTTCACCAGCATCCAGCGGTGAAGGACGCCGCCGTGGTGGGGATCGACCATCCGGTACTCGGCGAAGACATCGGGGCGGCGATCACGCTCGCGACCGGGACGAAGGTTAACGAGCAGGAATTGGCGGATTTCTGCCGCGAACACCTTGCGGACAACAAGGTGCCCCGAACGATCCTGATCCTCGATGCCCTGCCTCACAACCCGAACGGCAAGGTGCTGAAACGTGAATTGAAGCCCTTGCTTGAGGCACTAGCTCAGACACGAAGGCGCAGTTCCTAA
- a CDS encoding MaoC family dehydratase N-terminal domain-containing protein — MATNILESEEWRKAVDYSITDEDIERQRQLLGFDQAASTREYLQSATEDNIRNFAHGCGDDNPLFCNPDYARGTRWGGVIAPGMMVAQINTPMKGDPVPDEVKRLRKSLFKGVHVFVSGSTWDFYRPVRPGDTIYSFNGDESCEVKQSEFAGRSVIKVRRDVKVNQRGEVVAVYRILSVLTERKTAAKKGKYAAIEPQTYTDDDIAAIDAIYADEQVLGAGKRWFEDVAVGDAIGKMAKGPLTVTDVICFHAGGYGFVPYAPTVGRLAYKNRKRIPAFYIKNEHGIPDVAQRLHWDPKWAQAIGNPMAYDYGVMRENYLFHFLSDWAGDNGVVVHVHDEIRKFNYMGDLQTITGQVLSKRVEDGRNLVDVAVKFVNQRGEETVRGTATIALPSKSQPFPLYPEVPQELAEKAAQMMARHWELSGK, encoded by the coding sequence GTGGCCACGAATATTCTTGAATCCGAGGAGTGGCGGAAAGCGGTCGATTACTCGATCACGGACGAGGACATCGAGCGCCAGCGGCAGCTCCTCGGATTCGATCAGGCAGCGTCCACCCGCGAATACCTCCAGTCCGCGACCGAGGATAATATCCGCAATTTCGCGCACGGCTGTGGCGACGACAATCCGTTGTTCTGCAATCCGGATTATGCGCGCGGCACGCGTTGGGGTGGGGTGATCGCGCCCGGGATGATGGTTGCGCAGATAAACACCCCGATGAAAGGGGATCCTGTTCCGGATGAAGTCAAACGGTTGCGCAAGAGCCTATTCAAAGGCGTCCATGTGTTCGTTTCCGGTTCGACATGGGATTTCTATCGTCCGGTTCGTCCGGGCGATACGATTTACAGTTTTAACGGCGACGAAAGCTGTGAGGTCAAACAGAGCGAGTTCGCCGGACGTTCGGTGATCAAGGTTCGCCGCGATGTGAAGGTCAACCAGCGCGGGGAGGTGGTCGCCGTCTATCGCATCCTGAGTGTGCTGACCGAACGTAAGACAGCGGCGAAGAAAGGCAAATATGCCGCTATCGAGCCGCAGACCTACACCGATGACGATATCGCTGCGATCGATGCGATTTACGCAGACGAGCAGGTGCTTGGTGCGGGCAAGCGTTGGTTCGAGGATGTCGCGGTAGGCGACGCGATCGGCAAGATGGCCAAGGGGCCGTTGACCGTGACCGATGTGATCTGCTTCCACGCTGGCGGTTATGGCTTTGTGCCCTATGCGCCTACGGTTGGCCGGCTGGCCTATAAGAACCGCAAGCGCATACCCGCATTCTATATCAAGAACGAGCATGGCATTCCCGATGTCGCGCAGCGGCTGCACTGGGATCCGAAATGGGCGCAGGCGATCGGTAATCCGATGGCTTATGATTACGGCGTGATGCGCGAAAACTATCTGTTTCATTTCCTTTCGGACTGGGCCGGGGACAATGGGGTCGTTGTCCACGTTCATGATGAAATCCGTAAATTCAATTACATGGGCGACCTTCAGACGATTACGGGGCAAGTGCTGTCGAAGCGGGTGGAGGACGGCCGCAATCTGGTCGATGTCGCCGTGAAATTCGTCAATCAGCGCGGCGAAGAAACGGTGCGCGGCACCGCGACGATCGCGCTGCCGTCCAAAAGCCAGCCGTTTCCGCTCTATCCCGAGGTGCCGCAGGAGCTGGCGGAGAAAGCCGCGCAGATGATGGCGCGCCATTGGGAATTGTCAGGCAAATGA
- a CDS encoding SDR family oxidoreductase, with translation MTFSLDQFRLDGKVAIVTGAGGRGNSIGAAYAKGLAAAGANVVVADLNFDGAKAVADEIGVAALPVRVDIADRASVDAMTAATVERFGGVDILVNNAALMVEAVGTPTIQTTTEAWERLLSVNLTGALHCAQAVVPSMIERGGGRIVNQLSAGAFPAQTSYGVSKVALLGLTTTLATELGHSGIAVNAIAPGMTMSDAGRALTPAESPYVQAAEARVVMRPRGNPDELVGALLLLVSPAGAWISGQVINVDGGFILRN, from the coding sequence ATGACCTTTTCGCTCGATCAGTTCCGCCTTGATGGGAAGGTGGCGATCGTCACCGGTGCAGGTGGACGCGGCAATTCGATCGGCGCGGCCTATGCCAAGGGGTTAGCGGCGGCGGGCGCCAATGTCGTGGTCGCCGATCTCAACTTCGACGGCGCCAAGGCCGTCGCCGACGAGATCGGTGTGGCGGCGTTGCCGGTTCGCGTCGACATTGCCGACCGCGCGTCGGTAGATGCGATGACGGCAGCTACGGTGGAGCGGTTCGGCGGAGTCGACATCCTCGTCAACAACGCCGCCTTGATGGTGGAGGCGGTCGGCACACCGACGATCCAAACCACGACAGAGGCATGGGAACGGCTATTGTCGGTCAATCTCACCGGCGCGCTCCACTGTGCGCAAGCGGTGGTTCCCTCGATGATCGAGCGCGGCGGCGGGCGTATCGTCAACCAGCTTTCGGCCGGCGCCTTTCCCGCGCAAACCAGCTACGGCGTCAGCAAGGTCGCGCTGCTCGGCCTCACCACTACGCTCGCAACCGAACTGGGCCATAGCGGGATCGCGGTGAACGCGATCGCGCCTGGCATGACGATGAGCGATGCCGGGCGCGCGCTTACGCCGGCCGAAAGCCCCTATGTGCAAGCCGCCGAGGCGCGCGTGGTGATGCGCCCGCGCGGCAACCCGGACGAACTGGTCGGCGCATTGCTTCTGCTTGTTTCTCCAGCGGGAGCCTGGATCAGCGGACAGGTAATCAACGTGGATGGGGGCTTCATCCTGAGGAATTGA
- a CDS encoding phosphotransferase yields the protein MIDTPALHAHALASLEAADIVLAHADLAIDGAYLSEHVTREFVDAEIGGHIPGAALTDLVVEAEHDGMTERRKWRLEWNDVGAAAGLPGSVFVKATPDGPYLRETLAMLHMAEHEVRFYAEVQPEVSMIAPRGWFGRSYPGGRFLLVVGDLEASGCRPFWSKDHCTPEHARAVVTALATLHARFWQSDRFDRDLSWVRPRTRKLGAAWHRRSFVHARKAFLASDRGLNLPASVRDTLELWSMHDLEVYDYWDRLPATLLHGDSHLGNTYAKPDGSAGLFDWQVIFRGPGLRDLGYFMLSALSDDERRVQERGLFNHYCDELDRRGIHLDREKGWRDLSLLTLDSMDAVMKTIAHGGYGHAASGLERSLQSRIGAMIDRDVGELLATVIANGEL from the coding sequence ATGATCGACACCCCCGCACTGCACGCTCATGCCCTGGCGTCGCTCGAGGCGGCGGACATCGTGCTGGCGCATGCCGATCTCGCGATCGATGGGGCGTATCTTTCAGAGCATGTGACCCGGGAGTTCGTCGATGCGGAGATCGGCGGCCATATACCCGGCGCCGCGCTCACCGATCTCGTGGTCGAGGCTGAACACGACGGCATGACGGAGCGCCGGAAGTGGCGGCTGGAATGGAATGACGTTGGGGCAGCTGCCGGGCTGCCCGGTTCGGTCTTCGTCAAAGCAACGCCGGACGGACCGTATCTACGCGAGACCCTCGCGATGCTCCACATGGCTGAGCATGAAGTGCGCTTCTACGCCGAGGTTCAGCCCGAAGTGTCGATGATCGCGCCGCGTGGGTGGTTCGGGCGGAGTTACCCAGGCGGACGCTTCCTGCTGGTAGTCGGCGATCTGGAAGCGAGCGGGTGCCGTCCGTTCTGGAGTAAGGATCATTGTACGCCTGAACATGCGCGAGCGGTGGTGACGGCGCTTGCCACGCTACATGCGCGGTTCTGGCAATCCGATCGCTTTGATCGCGATCTTTCATGGGTAAGACCGCGCACGCGCAAACTGGGCGCGGCGTGGCACCGCCGTTCGTTTGTTCACGCGCGCAAGGCGTTTCTGGCGAGCGATCGCGGGCTGAATCTGCCCGCGTCCGTTCGTGATACGCTTGAGCTGTGGTCGATGCACGATCTGGAGGTTTACGATTATTGGGATCGCCTGCCCGCCACATTGCTGCACGGCGACAGCCACCTCGGCAACACCTACGCCAAACCCGATGGCAGCGCCGGCCTGTTCGACTGGCAGGTGATCTTTCGCGGGCCGGGGTTGCGCGATCTTGGTTATTTCATGCTTTCGGCATTGTCGGATGACGAACGCCGCGTGCAGGAGCGTGGATTGTTCAATCATTATTGCGACGAACTCGATCGGCGCGGCATCCACCTCGATCGCGAAAAGGGGTGGCGTGACCTCTCGTTGCTCACGCTCGACAGCATGGACGCTGTGATGAAGACGATCGCGCATGGCGGCTATGGCCATGCTGCGAGCGGGCTTGAGCGCAGCCTTCAGTCACGGATCGGCGCAATGATCGATCGCGATGTCGGAGAGCTGTTGGCGACCGTGATCGCCAACGGCGAACTCTGA
- a CDS encoding enoyl-CoA hydratase-related protein — translation MSEELLIADDAGVRTITLNRPDRLNALNAALMGPLADACADAARDQSVGCLIVTGAGRGFCSGGDLKDGGGDRAVVPPNRDSGARTEQGFTRLRGFMETARLLHEMPKPTIAMVNGPVAGAGIGIAGACDLRFAAESATFLTAFDRIGAGGDFGSTWFWTKILGTGAARELFLLGEKLSAQEAFAKGIYTRLFTDGDLAAETMKAARRLADGPRMGFRYMKANLNLAEDGVFEAALDHEALNMTLSTQATAAIWKATQGQKA, via the coding sequence ATGAGCGAAGAACTGCTGATCGCGGACGATGCTGGCGTCCGCACCATCACCCTGAACCGGCCGGATCGGCTTAATGCGCTCAACGCGGCGCTGATGGGTCCGCTCGCCGATGCGTGCGCGGATGCGGCGCGCGATCAGAGCGTGGGCTGCCTGATCGTGACGGGCGCGGGGAGGGGTTTCTGTTCAGGAGGCGACCTAAAAGACGGCGGTGGCGACCGTGCCGTCGTACCACCCAATCGCGATAGCGGCGCGCGCACGGAACAGGGCTTCACCCGCCTGCGCGGGTTTATGGAAACAGCACGACTGCTCCATGAGATGCCCAAGCCGACGATAGCGATGGTCAACGGCCCGGTCGCCGGCGCGGGGATCGGTATCGCCGGTGCGTGCGACCTCCGCTTCGCCGCCGAAAGCGCGACCTTCCTAACCGCGTTCGATCGCATCGGCGCTGGCGGCGACTTCGGATCGACGTGGTTTTGGACCAAGATTCTCGGCACCGGCGCGGCGCGCGAGTTGTTCCTCCTGGGCGAGAAGCTGTCGGCGCAGGAGGCGTTCGCCAAGGGGATCTACACTCGCTTGTTTACGGACGGTGACCTTGCGGCGGAGACGATGAAGGCCGCGCGCCGGCTCGCCGACGGGCCGCGCATGGGGTTTCGTTATATGAAGGCGAACCTGAATCTGGCGGAGGATGGTGTATTCGAGGCGGCGCTCGATCACGAGGCGCTCAATATGACCCTCTCCACACAGGCTACGGCGGCGATCTGGAAAGCCACGCAGGGACAGAAAGCATGA
- a CDS encoding polysaccharide deacetylase family protein produces the protein MALDPAYLEYSKRREGYDHDLYRWSSIFDRKPVAWPGGKSVAIWLCVSLEWFPMIPSDAPFRAPGHMQTSYPDYRHYTAREYGTRIGFYRLLDAFRKAGVKASIATNGAIAERYPQIIADIVADGHEIIAHSTDMNGTIASTLPEDAERALIARSLASLEAVSGTRPSGWLSIARSESWRTPDLLQEAGLSYTCDWVNDELPWRFANGLINLPLNHELSDRQIITVQQQSADSYGQQMIDAFDWLAAEAKTYGGRMLPIHITPYIMGLPYRIAALEALLESLSARSGAWFATGGEIVKQWDAQQ, from the coding sequence TCGAATATTCCAAGCGTCGCGAGGGATATGACCATGATCTCTATCGCTGGTCGTCGATCTTCGATCGCAAGCCGGTGGCGTGGCCGGGCGGCAAATCAGTCGCGATTTGGCTGTGCGTCAGCCTTGAATGGTTTCCGATGATTCCATCGGACGCACCCTTCCGTGCGCCGGGGCATATGCAAACCAGCTATCCGGACTACCGCCATTATACGGCGCGCGAATATGGCACGCGGATTGGCTTTTACCGGCTGCTCGATGCTTTCCGGAAGGCCGGGGTGAAAGCCTCGATCGCCACCAACGGAGCGATCGCGGAACGCTATCCGCAGATAATCGCGGATATCGTTGCGGATGGGCATGAAATCATCGCTCATTCGACCGATATGAACGGAACCATCGCCAGCACTTTGCCTGAGGATGCGGAGCGCGCGTTGATTGCCCGTTCCTTGGCATCGCTTGAGGCGGTGTCCGGCACGCGGCCAAGCGGCTGGCTGTCGATCGCGCGTTCGGAAAGCTGGCGCACGCCCGATCTGCTACAGGAGGCCGGCCTCAGCTATACGTGCGACTGGGTGAACGACGAGTTGCCGTGGCGGTTTGCCAACGGCCTCATCAATCTGCCGCTCAACCACGAACTATCGGATCGCCAGATCATCACGGTGCAGCAGCAATCGGCGGACAGCTACGGCCAGCAGATGATCGATGCGTTCGACTGGCTGGCGGCGGAGGCTAAGACATATGGCGGCCGTATGCTGCCGATCCATATTACGCCTTATATCATGGGGCTACCCTATCGGATCGCCGCGCTTGAAGCATTGCTGGAAAGCCTGTCGGCGCGATCCGGGGCGTGGTTTGCCACCGGTGGGGAAATCGTGAAGCAATGGGATGCGCAACAATGA
- a CDS encoding LysR family transcriptional regulator: MHAAHINFMDLKRLRHAVGLADSGSFTAAAALLHISQPALSRSIQALEQEFGIELFRRTAAGVATTNAGAEIVSQARILLRHAVRLVEHASHLAGAEAGLARIGVGPMFADFLAPFLRDQWQPMQQMRLQVHVLPVESLIDRLLSEELDFFVADGSIARRHPVLRLRTIGEAAIRYYVRPDHPLAGCIGVDTETLTRFPLASPNLPTSAGSDDSALRETMRSRAGQIHCEQLSTLVDLVTASDGVLLAMEPAVAAQIASGRLVVLDVPAVRDWVASIAIVRLAARDPSPLAERLASAFERLLRERWFASGTSEGAVATPRQAEGVHSRKTALREGPHR; encoded by the coding sequence ATGCATGCTGCGCATATTAACTTTATGGATCTCAAGAGACTTCGTCACGCGGTGGGGCTCGCGGACAGTGGCTCGTTCACCGCCGCTGCTGCTTTGCTTCATATTTCGCAGCCAGCGCTCAGCCGCAGCATCCAGGCGCTGGAGCAGGAATTTGGGATCGAGTTGTTCCGCCGTACTGCGGCCGGTGTCGCTACGACCAACGCTGGTGCGGAGATCGTTTCGCAAGCGCGCATCCTGTTGCGTCATGCGGTACGACTTGTCGAGCACGCCAGCCATCTCGCCGGTGCGGAAGCGGGATTGGCAAGAATCGGCGTTGGCCCGATGTTTGCGGATTTTCTCGCCCCTTTTCTGCGGGATCAATGGCAGCCGATGCAGCAGATGAGACTGCAAGTTCATGTCTTGCCAGTCGAATCGCTCATTGATCGCTTGCTTTCGGAGGAGCTCGATTTCTTCGTTGCTGACGGATCAATAGCGCGGAGGCATCCCGTATTACGGTTGCGAACGATTGGTGAGGCGGCGATCCGTTACTATGTTCGCCCCGATCATCCGCTGGCCGGATGCATCGGTGTCGATACGGAAACGCTGACGCGGTTTCCGTTAGCATCGCCTAATCTGCCAACATCGGCCGGGTCCGACGATTCGGCGCTACGCGAGACAATGCGCAGTCGCGCGGGGCAAATACATTGCGAACAGCTGTCGACCTTGGTCGATCTGGTCACTGCAAGCGATGGGGTGCTGCTTGCGATGGAACCGGCGGTGGCGGCGCAGATCGCAAGTGGGCGCCTTGTCGTTCTCGATGTTCCCGCGGTACGCGATTGGGTCGCCAGTATCGCGATCGTGCGATTAGCTGCGCGGGATCCGTCTCCCTTGGCGGAACGTCTCGCATCGGCGTTCGAACGCTTGCTTCGAGAGCGCTGGTTCGCTTCCGGAACTTCCGAAGGCGCTGTGGCGACGCCCAGGCAAGCGGAGGGCGTTCATTCGCGCAAGACTGCGCTTCGTGAAGGCCCTCACCGCTGA
- a CDS encoding aldehyde dehydrogenase family protein, protein MSLPVVNPRTGEADYWIEPLDAVAIAALAGNLRAAQPMWAASIEARCDALRALAGAMGRHRDALIAALAADTGRFAISVIEVDAMTRALLRWADSAQSVLAAAEVRDRPTGIPTITTSTRLVPYQLIGVISPWNFPLTLALIDAIPALAAGCAVIIKPSEVTPRFIRPLMMAIAEVPALASVLALIEGDGATGAVMIDHIDFVAFTGSVPTGRKVGEAAARAFIPASLELGGKDPMLILASADPVRAAETALRASVLNTGQACQSIERIYVARAIAEPFVAALVEKARAARLNYPDIGKGDIGPFIFARQAEIVQAQIADARSRGARILTGGEVETLGGGKYLRPTVLVDVTPDMAVMAEETFGPVIPVTVFDIIDEAVAQANDGIFGLSAAVIAGSVEEAEAVAVRLRAGGVSINDGSLTGLVWEAEKSSFGKSGLGPSRMGDSGLLRFLRKQAIIRQSGDALPLAAYSEEALGG, encoded by the coding sequence ATGAGCCTGCCAGTCGTGAATCCACGTACCGGGGAGGCGGATTATTGGATCGAACCGCTCGATGCGGTCGCGATCGCCGCTCTGGCTGGAAATCTGCGCGCGGCGCAACCGATGTGGGCGGCATCGATCGAGGCGCGTTGCGATGCGCTCAGGGCACTGGCTGGCGCGATGGGGAGGCACCGGGACGCGCTGATCGCGGCGCTCGCCGCAGATACCGGCCGTTTCGCAATCTCGGTCATCGAGGTCGATGCGATGACGCGCGCGTTGCTTCGCTGGGCGGACAGCGCGCAGAGCGTCCTCGCTGCGGCGGAGGTGAGGGACCGGCCGACCGGCATTCCCACGATCACCACCTCCACCCGGCTGGTGCCCTATCAATTGATTGGTGTGATCAGTCCGTGGAATTTTCCGCTGACGCTTGCGCTGATCGACGCGATCCCGGCGTTGGCAGCCGGGTGCGCGGTCATCATCAAGCCGTCGGAGGTAACTCCGCGCTTCATCCGGCCACTGATGATGGCGATAGCGGAAGTGCCGGCGCTCGCCTCCGTGCTTGCGCTGATCGAGGGGGATGGCGCGACAGGGGCGGTAATGATCGATCATATCGATTTCGTTGCCTTCACCGGATCGGTTCCCACCGGGCGCAAGGTTGGCGAAGCGGCGGCGCGCGCGTTCATTCCGGCCAGCCTGGAACTGGGTGGCAAGGATCCGATGCTTATCCTCGCCAGCGCCGATCCGGTGCGCGCGGCGGAAACTGCGTTGCGGGCCTCCGTGCTCAACACCGGGCAGGCGTGCCAGTCGATTGAGCGCATCTATGTCGCGCGTGCTATCGCTGAACCTTTCGTTGCGGCGCTGGTCGAAAAGGCGCGGGCCGCGCGGCTCAATTATCCCGATATCGGCAAGGGGGATATCGGCCCATTCATCTTCGCGCGTCAGGCGGAGATAGTGCAGGCGCAAATCGCCGACGCGAGGTCCAGGGGAGCCCGGATACTGACGGGCGGCGAGGTTGAGACGTTGGGCGGCGGCAAATATCTGCGGCCGACCGTGCTGGTCGATGTTACGCCCGACATGGCGGTGATGGCTGAGGAAACGTTCGGCCCGGTGATTCCGGTGACCGTGTTCGACATCATCGATGAGGCGGTGGCCCAGGCGAATGACGGCATATTCGGGCTGTCAGCTGCGGTGATCGCGGGCAGTGTCGAGGAAGCCGAAGCGGTGGCTGTAAGGCTCAGGGCCGGCGGGGTCTCGATCAACGATGGATCGCTGACCGGACTTGTTTGGGAGGCAGAGAAATCGAGCTTCGGTAAAAGTGGGCTCGGGCCGTCTCGGATGGGAGATAGCGGGCTTTTGCGGTTCCTGCGCAAGCAGGCGATTATCCGTCAGTCGGGCGACGCGTTGCCGCTTGCGGCATATTCGGAGGAAGCGCTGGGCGGCTGA
- a CDS encoding sterol desaturase family protein, whose protein sequence is MHWKYDAAAVIVFPKGMPMQPQYLILALVVGILIAEISTGRHRKVHRRQDFFMIGAVIASTQVTRIAMAWLTATIIGLLIPAYKGALAGSPIIPSFLTLLFLAEFLQYWIHRTAHNPVRHPILHGMHRTHHSAPYVNVTLMYRTNLVWPLVHSYTWIAAAGFYLGMIQATTIFYVTIMAWNALTHSDWRWDDAIIAHVPGGRHMITALEWILITPRIHHAHHGYGRDGTAYRNFCTMVSIYDRLFGTLHTPAQRPWRYGLPGGEHAWWRQLLYPLVPLGIARKRDH, encoded by the coding sequence ATGCATTGGAAATATGATGCAGCGGCTGTGATTGTCTTCCCGAAAGGAATGCCAATGCAGCCGCAATATCTGATTCTCGCCCTCGTCGTCGGCATCCTCATTGCCGAGATCTCGACCGGCCGGCATCGCAAGGTTCACCGGCGGCAGGACTTTTTCATGATTGGCGCCGTGATTGCCTCAACTCAGGTAACCCGCATCGCAATGGCGTGGCTAACCGCCACAATCATCGGCTTGCTTATTCCCGCGTACAAGGGAGCGTTGGCGGGATCACCGATTATTCCCAGCTTCCTCACGCTGCTGTTCCTCGCTGAATTCCTGCAATATTGGATCCACCGCACAGCGCACAATCCGGTTCGCCACCCAATCTTACATGGGATGCATCGGACACATCACAGCGCACCATATGTAAATGTCACGCTGATGTATCGGACCAACCTGGTCTGGCCGCTGGTCCATAGCTACACATGGATCGCTGCGGCCGGTTTCTACCTCGGCATGATCCAAGCCACGACGATATTCTACGTCACGATCATGGCGTGGAATGCGCTGACCCACAGCGATTGGCGTTGGGATGATGCGATCATCGCCCATGTTCCGGGCGGGCGGCACATGATTACCGCGCTGGAGTGGATCCTCATCACCCCGCGGATCCACCACGCGCATCATGGCTACGGTCGCGATGGGACCGCCTATCGCAACTTCTGTACGATGGTGAGCATTTACGACCGATTGTTCGGAACGCTTCACACCCCCGCCCAGCGACCATGGCGTTATGGGCTCCCCGGGGGCGAGCATGCGTGGTGGCGGCAGCTGCTATATCCGCTCGTCCCGCTTGGCATCGCCCGCAAGCGCGATCACTGA